The sequence below is a genomic window from Gopherus evgoodei ecotype Sinaloan lineage chromosome 9, rGopEvg1_v1.p, whole genome shotgun sequence.
AGGTCTGTTTTGATAATTCCCTGTTCCTGTGTTTTTGGCCTAGATCGTCTCTAAgcgcttgtctacacagggacactgaacttcttgatttttttttcttatctccAGAAGAACAAGTCTCATTAGAAAGATTAATGTTCCAGCTCTCTGCCACTCAACAAAAAATACTCTTGCTAGCCTAATAACTTAATGTGTTTTCCTCTCTGTTGTGTGTTGTCCCATTTTTATTATCATGATTAATATAACCTTCTGCTTTTATAATGCAGACAGTGCTATTAACAACGCAGACATCAATCCATACAACTGCTAGATACTTTTACATATTGCTTAACAACCCTTGAGAttttaatatttacaataaatataACAtagacacagggtgctaaaattgtAATTATGAAGTCTATAGCAATACCATAATATATCTGTTACCCCATTTTGCTCCATTTTTCCATTAACTGATCATAAGATTTTTATGCTAATACATTTATAAAGATTTAAAACCATGATATTACCTTTGAAGAGGTGGACAGTTAATCTTATCAAATTCAATTACAGAAAGACACAAAATAACCACATCATGATGCTGAATTACAATTTTTCCTCATCACATTCCATCATTAGAAGGCAGTATCACAATCAGGGGCCCCCTATGTAATACAATTATGCAGCTGCATAATTGTGTTGCAGGATGAGATTTCACTTAAAAGTTAAGTCCCTAGCCCTGGGGTGGAGAAGACAACCATCAGAATGTGAATCTGGTATAAACTGATGCAGTAATCTCTGCCTTAGTCTGCAAACAATAGCCTGAAACAATGGCTCAGAGAAAATGTTAACTTTCCTGTACATCTCAACAGCATGTTAACAGTGAGGTAACAAATATCACCTGATCTGTCACTTTTGTATGTAGTGGCAGACAGTGCGGTGGGAGAGGACTGGAGTGGGTCAAGGGTTGCTGGAGTGAGGGATGAGGAATTCAAGCCCCCTCCCTCTCACCTCAGTGTAGACTCGCCTCTATTCACAGCCAAAAGCGGAAGGGAAAGAATCCTCTCCTCAATGCCAAACCCCTCAGCTGGCTCTCAAAACAACCTCACAGCTTCCTGTGAGCTAAACTCTCCTGGTGTTCCCTACCTAACAACAAAACCTCCATATTCTCCTGACAGGTCCTTCACTGCTGCTCTTCATTGTCAGAACAAACCTTGCAGCACTTTGAAAGTACAAATTTTGGGGGCTGCCTAAAATAAACTAAATCTAATACCAAAGTAAATAACACAAGACTGACTGGACTAGGAGAGGGGAGAAACGGGTTTTGGGAGTGAGACACCGCATAATACTGGGGTCTTTGCCACATAGTTTAGAACTAATGTGTTGCTTAAGTGACAGGAACTTGATCAtaacttaggatatgtctacaccaaTCGCtgtcagcctttccagactactgtatccctttcaggaatctgagtTATCTTGCGccccctcaagtttcacctcacttaaaaatacttgcttacaaaatcagacataaaaacacaaaagcgTCACAGCATAGTGttactaaaaaaaattcttaactttCTTCTTTTTaccttataattataaaataaatcaattggaatataaatactgtacttacatttcagtctaTAGAATGTAGAGCAGTAtcaacaagtcattgtctgtatgaaattttagtttgtactgacttcgctagtgctttttatgtagcctgttgtaaaactaggcaaatatctagatgagttgatgtaccttctggaagacctctgtgtgtaCCCCAGGGGTTCGCATACCCTTAGTTGAGAACCAgaggtctacactatggagactATGCTGACATAGCTATGGTGGTATAGCCCTGTAGCATAAATGCAGTCTACAACCACTGCAGCCTGACAGAAGGGGATTTTCGGTTGGAATAGGGGATTTtcggtagctatgttgatggaagctCAGAGACCCAAGTAGAGTCGGCTGTGAAGCATCAAATTAGATGCTTGCCTTGAAAGGATTCCATTTAGGGTTGTGAAGAGCCACATGCAATTTTGGAGCCACAAACTGACTGTCACTGATGTAAATGCAAGTTATTCACCTTGAACTTTATAATCCTTTGAACTGAGCTGTCTAAAAAGCAAAATTTTGTATTGTTGCCAAATCTTTTTTCTGTAAATAGGGATTATTCCTCATCAGTAATAGTTAGAGACGCAGAATATTTGGTTTTAATGAGAATTTTTTAGTATTTTGTTTGCATGATTgaacaaagaaaacattaaaagtaGTAAAAAATACTTTTTCATCTAGCCCTGTGGTATACAACATGTGCCATAGAAAAACTTCAGTCATTGCTTTACAAAGACAGCAAAACAATCATTTTGTATCCATCAGTTCTGGCCcaggacggctccaggcaccagcacgccaagtgcgtgcttggggcggcaagccatgtggggcgctctgctggtcactgcgagggcagcaggcaggctgcctccggcggtatgcctgcagagggtccactggtcccatggctttggcggacctcccgcaggcgtgccgccgaatccgcgggacagTGACTTCctacaggcaagctgccgaaggcagcctacctgccctgcttgaggcggcaaaatgcctagagccacccctggttctgGCTGTAAAAATTCGAATAAgtagataaaatgagtctgttgCATCAGATGTCTTCTCTGTAAGCATAATAAAAGATGAAGGCAATGCATTCCTTGAATTACAGGTGTATGGCCTGCTCTAAAATTAACTGTCATGTATTGCAAATTTATCCTTTTCCTATCATCCCAAAACACACAAGACTACATTCTGACTATTTGCTCTCTTGTAATCATGTTTTTTCCGCCAGTTTGTCCTTTGGATCTTCTGCAAAGGCAAATAAGTGCACTGGCTACATGTCGTTCCAAGAGGCCACTCAGAAATGTATAATTGCATATAGCAACTGCCCAGGGTTTGGTTAACTGCACGTTTGAAAAGGTATTTCAAATACAGGCTTAGAAATTCCCACTGTTGGCAACTGTGCATATCTTAATATTGAGACTCCATTTTAAAAGTCTTCAATAGAGGTGGGCAGAGAGTGAGAATTATGCACAAATATTTGAGACTTCTGAATAGAATTTTCCTTCATGCTCCTCATTATTCACTTTGCAAACATTCAGGCAAAAATGTTCTGCTCAAACTGATGTTCACATAAATTTAGTTTTGGGTTTTAACCAAGAATCAATTACTCATTAACTGAAATACAGTTTCAAGTGGAAGCAGAAATAGTTTAAAGATTAGGTCATCCAGCTAGGGAATGGGGAATTATGTGACTTATGTGACCTGTCACGCAAATCCAAATAATCAATTGTGAATAATATAGTTGCAGTAAATAGTTTGAAAGCAATAATAGGCTGGAATTTATTTGCAAGgcaaaaaatataattttgaataGCAaatttgtaaaaaagaaaaaaaaatctggacaaTTTGTAAATCATGAAAAATGACTGCATTTATCAAATGTGAATTTTTCATGCATATGTCATCCACAGTGAAGACAAAGTGACAattttactgatttttcttttttggatgaAGAACTTCCATAACTTTAATGCTCATATTTTAAAGAGAACAAAAAgtgtattaaaatataaataaatcttGATCTGTTAGTTCGATGCCTTGTGCTTGAGCATTATACAGTTACCTAGCACACAACCTGCCTTTTTAAATCTTATTGTTTAAGGACCAAAACCTGACCACATTGAAGTCAGAAGGGAATTTTGTGGTTGACTTGGGTGTGACCATAAtttgcccctcttccccctccattcATCATGAATTATGCTTAGCTTTGAGGATGGTGCTGCTGTTCGTAGCAAGCATTATTTTCAGAACAAGAGTGTTCTGGGTTATTATCATTACAGCTCACCCAAGACAACTTGATGGAGGTGTCCATAAATGCTTTTGTATATGTGCCTTAGAGTGAGATTTTGGTCTTGCTGCGAGTGTTTTCAATGTTCCATTTCCTTCATACATCCTTCTAAATGAGGGGAAACCTGTTGGTGAATTGTACAAAAGCAGATGAAGAGCTTTATTAAAACCAGAATCAAGAGATTCACTTTCAGTGTATTGTGTAAGGACTGACACAAGGCTCACTGGAATAAGGGAGACCTCTGTTCACAGCAGTTTGTCAGACTCAGTTGAGTAAAAAACACAAAGCTGTGCTTCATTTTGAAAGGAGGTTTGTGATGTTATGTTTCAGGTATTTCAATAGCACTGGCTCACGTGTAGACCCAATCTAACTCTTCACTGCATTGTATTGATGTTTATCTTACTTCAGCCATTTCTACTTTTTGAGATATGTAATGTTTCTATCTGGGAATATAACAGATTTTACAGTGAATCTAGCAGTAAGTCAGAGAAATGCAATTTAACAGAGTTTGTGTTTTATTGCAGGTGGCTTCATAAGCTTTAATGGCTCCTGGCGTGTTCAGGGTATTCTGGCCATGTCCCGCTCGCTAGGAGATTATCCACTGAAAAATCTGAATGTTGTTATCCCTGACCCAGATATTCTGACCTTTGATCTGGACAAACTACAGCCGGAGTTCATGATCTTAGCATCTGATGGCCTGTGGGATGCTTTCAGCAATGAAGAGGCTATTCGATTCATCAAGGAACGCCTGGATGAACCACATTTTGGTGCAAAGAGTATAGTTCTGCAGTCATTTTATAGAGGATGTCCTGATAACATAACAGTTATGGTGGTGAAGTTCAGGAATAGCAGCAAAACAGAACAGTGAATTTATAACAGCTCTCTCCTTCTTCTCTGGTGAACTTAAAACAAACTCTTGCATTTTAATGTAGTAGAAAGTTCTAGTAATTATCATTAGGATTGTAAGTAAAAGGAATGGAAAAGATCTGATCTGTTCTTTGCTGAACAAAAAGAACAACACGGCAAGTATGTTTTGGATAGTTATAATAATTAAGTTTCCCACGTTGTCCTGTCTCACATGACCTGCCCCTCCTTTGAAATGGAAGGGTGGAGTCATATTATAGTTATTTCTAAGGTTTAAAATTCCTGCCTAAGGTTTTTTCAAATACTGATTATTTCTTAACTTTCCCTTCTAATAGCTGAAGCTGTATTCAGATTGGCACTGAAGGGGTAAGGCAGTCATAAGCGAGCGATAGGAATGACACTGCTTTTCACTCATATATGTAACTAACCTCACAACTGCACTCTTCAATGCTTCGCATCCTTGTTTATCTAATCTGCAGTGATAGATTGAAAAAGATTTATAATTATTGGTCTGTGTTTTACATGAAGGAAAAAGAGAAGTTAAACACTAGCATCTGCCAGTCCACAATTGGCCAcgctcttcattttttaaaattaaatatgccCTTTCTACTACATAATTAGGTAAATAATTGAGTTCCCTGCATCCATATGACAATCCATTCCGTGTATGATTTTCATTACCTTCCCCTGTGCCATACTGTATTCAATTCAACTGATAAACTCCCTCAGCAAATTGTGAGGTCTGATGCCTTCAGTCACCAAGGAACTAGTTCTCTCATTGTTGAAGAATGCCTAGCATTGATTCATTCAcactttcttctgctttttagCAAAGAATTTTCAGAGACAAGTAGAGAAAAAAATTCAAGATGCTTTCAAGCAAAGCAGAACTTTTTATGATATTCTAAGGAATTTCAGTAACACTGAAGCTTAATTCAAAATATTTGTCAAGGAAGAAAAACCTAAAACAAGATTTACAAGGCTGAGGGTTCAACTCTGTACACCATCATTGCCATGTAAGTTATTGGGAATATGCTTTAGTGGTGAAATGTTCTCATAACTCTAACCACAAAACTTTTAAGTTCTGATTTTCAACAATAATTGTATTTGGAATCTGTGAATAATGTACATTTTATTATAGACAGCAACCTTCCAAATCTGGTATAGATCTGGAAATTTTAGGCATTACTGGTTGCTTTATCATATAGTGATCTGGAAACAGAATAGTAACAGAGACTAGATAGTGTCTTAGCAGAAACCTTGAATTCTCTTTGTGAATAATAGGTCATACATACTAATGAAAACCAGAAAATCTAAAACTGAAAGAAGAGTGTGGGCACAGGCTTCTTATGTCGTTTTGAGACCTTCATGGAATTGATTCTTTAGGTGAAAGATTTAATTAAAAGATCCAACTGCTGTActaagggaaaaaatcaaattcGCGGATTTTTAATTGTACCTTGCAATCAAACTGAAGTGGTAAGAGGAAATATTAATGATCATGCTTCAGTTAAATTGCACTGATCTCATTTCTAAAGCTCTTCCAGGTTAGAGTACTCTGAAATGATGTGAATGTTTTGCAGAGGTTTCATGATGGTCCTTTTAAGTGTGAAACCGTGTACAATGCTGGAGCAGGAATTCTCAAAGTGGGCTCCAAGGAGCACTTGCTGGTCACATCGTGAAGCTTTACCTTCCCCTTTCCATCTGCTTTGAGAGGCAGACAGGCCCCTCCTTGCAGAAAAGAACCCAAATGGTTGTGGAAACAGCTGCTTAGGGGAAAGAGAGACTGTGAGGTTTACTCTACTAAGTGACCACTACAAATGTAGAGGAGGAACCAGTAGGCATGAGCAGGGAATATAGCCCTGGAGCTATCTCAATCAAGTACTTCAGCAGAAAGCTGAATCCCTTCAGCCTATAGCTGCAATCTTGCTGTAATGAATCTATCAGTTAAGTCTTCCATACATACACAGGTGGGGATGATGGTCCTTCAGCTACCAAAACCCCCCTCTCTGTGTCTCTACCACATGAGGTAAAGGGAATTTCTCAAAGCAGATACCAAGATTAGGCCCTGTACCCTCCCTTTAGCTCAGCCAGCAGATCACAGAAGGGAACTCCAGAGCTCTACAGGCATGCAGCTAGAATCACTCCACCTACTGTGAAGCAGCTAGGCCTGTATCAGGAGCCCTGGAAAAAGGATTTGACTGTGGTGTTAACTGTACATGTACACATTCAAGTACCATAGCTGACACAGGTAAGGTGTGGGGTGGTGATTGGGAAGGCAAGCAGGTGATCCATGAGATACTGTTGCCTTAGCAGTGAGCCACAGTCTAGAGCCCTGCACAGGACTATTCTTTAAGCCTGCTCCCACTGTTATGGCAGCAGGATCTGTGTGATCCTAGTCCTCCCGCAAGGCTGGGCTCTCCCACAATCCGGAAGCATTTGAGAAACCCAGTACTGGATCATAGAATTGCTTTATGGATAGCACTGACCTTCGTATTTATTCCAGGATTAATTCTCAGAACTTACTCTCATCTGATACCTGAACAAAGCTATTTCAGCCTATGTTCAATGTTTGCATTTGGGAAAGCATTAGTTATTGTTGCGTCTGTCTTGAATTTTCCTTTTATTGTGTTCCTTGACCATTAACTCCTTTGCTATGCATGGTGTATGAAAGCTGTGGCTTTACTAGTCTGCCATAGCACTGTCAATAATTGCAATAACTCCCTTCCTTTGCCAAAGAAATTCACTTCCACCATCTGTGTTTGATACGACTGGTGgattttattcttaaaaaaaaaaatggggagggCTGACTCACTTTAGAGTTAAAGAAAGTGGTATATGAAGAGGGCAGGGACTGTGCAAATTTGCCCCCATACTCTGTCAATGCATCTACCTTAAAAACCTACTTTCCTAAGTAAACCCTGCCAGTCATACGGAGCCAGGCTGAAATCTATAGCGATTTTCTGAGGTGGATGGCTACCTACTAGGGACAAGACTAAGATGATCTGCATCTCTCTTATAAAAGCCTTTAATGTTCAGGTGGTTGGgacactcatctgggatgtgggaaaccaaGGCTCAAGGCACAGCTCCACATCAAAGTGGGGATTTGAAAACAGGCCTCCTGTCTCTCAGATGCATGCCCAAACCACTGGCCTATTATATATTCCTGGTGGGGGTGGACACACATtgctttgcccccaccccccaaaaaatgtcCTGATCTGGTTGCCCCAAGCTGTCTTTAAGGGGGTTAGAGGTGCTCAGCACATACCTATTGGATCAGGCACCACAGGCAAGAGAGGCAGGGAATGCCTCGCTTGCAGTGAGCAGCTTGGTGGTATTACCTTCAGTGCTCTTGCACAGGCCCAGTAGCAGAAACGTAGGCACCTGGGGAGCTTAGGTGAGTGCAGGGTTAGGCAGCAtctgagcaggggttttgaggatttcagtggCACCTAAGTGTGGACTTAAGCATCTAAAGGGGCagctaggcacctaagtccctttgtggatctagcctaaAGTGGCTGTATCCATTTCCAAGTACCTGGAACCTTGAGTCTGTGTGTCCAGATGAGAGAGGCTGCTATGTTAAACTGGTGCCAGTGTCTAACATATGTGTATtgttcattattaaatattgtaaACTTGTAGTTAcccttcactttttttaaaaaatgttgctctTCTTGGCAATGGTATTCTAAACTGGTGGTTTTCCAGAGCCAAATTAACTGAGTACACTTTGATACATATTCTTATAGCAGACCCTTGCAGTTTTACTGTGTTGTGTTATACGCGTGCTGTACTGTGAACTCTTCACAAAGTCTGTGCTTTAATAATTAAAGAACTATAATCTATCCTCATATTCTGTCTGTCAGCAAGGTCCTGATGTGCATAATACACTGCCTTTCTGTGTGATCATCTCTCCCTCTAGTGTCTTGCCCAAGTATAGTAGCCTACTGACTGAAAGTTAACACAGTAAaacctcagttacaaacaccagctacaaactgaccagtcaaccaggcacctcatttggaactgcagTCAGGCAGGAGTAGAGCCGTCCCCCaccgcaccccacccccccaaaaaaggcaaatacagtatagtactgtgttaaatgtaaactactgaaaaaaacaagggaacatttttaaaaaagatttgacaaggtacaGAAActttgtgcttgtttcatttaaattaagatggttgaaagcagcatttttttctgcataataaagtttcaaagctgcattaagtcaatgttcagttgtaaacttttgaaagaaccaccataacattttcTTCAGAGTTCCGAACAACCTCCGTTCCTGAGGTGGTCATAACTCTGAGGTGTTACTGTAGTAGCTCCTTTAGCACAAGCAGATGATGCATGAAATTTACCCCAGTGCAGAGGTCCTGTGTAAGGTCTACGCATTCTTACTGCACAGAAGTGCACTTTATACTAGTGTTGAAGGTCCCAGATTCAGTCTCACTGATGATTGTGGTGTCTGGACATATGCACCCATGGTTTATTACGTATACAGatccaagagcagaatttagccacTAAAAAGTTTGAGGACCTGTTTGGCATTTAGAGCCATGTCATCAGCTTGCCTGGTCTTTCTTGCCAAGATCTCTCCAAACATGGTTGTCTTACCTTATCGTATCAGTGAATGCATGTGAAGCAACTTAACTGTTTGTTTGTGGCATCCAAAAGTTTGGTGACGGTACAGCTTGTTCTGGCCACCGTGGCCAAACATGCAGGTTCTGAAATTCACAGATCGTCTCCAGGTTGGCAGCACCAGCTGTtttattttgtaacttttttttcctgtaacaTTTAGTATTAAGCACAGGGTTTGAAATGCAAGTGTCTGGTCAGTGAAATGTGCcagaagattatttttaaaaataaagggcaGGAATAGTGATcttactcccattgaagtgaGTGGAAGATTTGTCATTAAGTGAAAGGATCAATTGTAAAATCAGTATTAGGTTATTGTTTGTATATTGACATTATTTTTATGGTAACCTACTTGTGGTGGGTAAGAGGTTTAGTGTTCACTCTGTATAACAGCTATCacagggtaggcaacctctggcatgcatgccaaaggtggcacgcaagctgattttcagtggcactcacactgcccgggtcctggccaccagtccagagggctctgtgttttaactttaaatgacacttcttaaacattttataaaccttatttactttacatacaacaatagttgagttatatattatagatttatagaaagagaccttctaaaaacgttcaaatgcATTACTAGCACATgaaaccttatattagagtgaataaatgaagacttggcacaccactcctgaaaggttgccaacctgaGCTGTCTGAGGGTGCTTTAACTTTATTAGTAAGTCAGAAAAAATTCTTTGCTTTAGAGCAGTTAGGCCAGCTTGAAGTAACAATATATTTGCTAAATAAGTTCTAACtctgtattttgaaaatattaaaaaaagcttttcaagAAACCAGCTACCTTTTAACAGACAAGATATCACTGCCCTAAACAGTAGGAAGATACTGGTGATACATGAGTGTTTATTTCAtatggagaggaaaaaaatctgtattttttttttttttaaaacctcagccttccattttttaaaataggttttaGGCCTCAATCTTGAAGGCTGTTCTGCAGCAATCTACCACCAGTCCAGAGTAACAtctaggatcaggcccttaaaaaaGTAGTTTTGAAAAATGGAAGGTTCAggtttttttattaaagctacaGGCAATTAATTTGACTAGCAGCTTGAGGTTTAGCAGACATGTGATATAGCTGCTAATCTTTAATGGTGGTTAAGTTTATAATTATCTTTCCAAATTTAAAGACTGGAACTTCATAGGACATTTACATTCTAACTGAAGTATACTTTTGTATATTGAATtactaggtttgtttatataGCACTGAAGGACTTGGTTTTTGTGTGTCATATGCAAAAGTTTCATTGAGCAGGACTTCTGAATATGGAGTATATATAGAATCAACTATTATATGAGTATCTTAGGTACCGTAAAATGTAAAAGGTCAAAGCAACTGAGGCTTATCTAAAACTATAAATATGATTGTGAAAACCACATTAGAGGCCTTCTGGAGGAAAAAGGTTTGAATCCTAATTTTAGAAGAGGCTAGTTTCTTGTATCTTCGTAAgaccaagagaggaaaaagtcCATATTCCTTGAGCCACAAATGGAAAGGGGGACAGTATTTCCCTGCATTTACAAGTCCTGGGTTTCAACAGCTCTATCCCTTGAAACTTGGGAAGTGCATTAGTTTATAGGGAACCAGCTGCTCAGAAATCCAGTTCAGTGTGTATTCTATACAGGTAATTCACAGTAAATTACTAATCAGTTATGGTTACATTCTTTATAAATCTCAGTGCATAATCTATTAAACCATAACACATTGGTTTCGGTTAGTGGTCAAATAAcattggtcccagaacagacaatcgtgtctgtctgtctgtctagtgtCTCTAAGTAAAATACCACTTTTTAAAGATTATCACACAGGGAACATCCCTTTAGAGCATTAGTGTTCAAAAGCTAAATTTCTGAAGTAGTTTTTGTTCTATATTGACTCAATTCAACTCTCCTTAACAAACTACTCATATTATACAGGTGTGAGGTATGAAATATAGACAGTGGTTTACCAAGGCAGGTTTTACCAAAAAGACCTAGTCCTTGTCTAGTTTCATGACCATTCactttttaattaattataatgAGACTTTTGGGATCCCTGTGATTCTACTACTGTAGTGGGATGAGGagaaggggttgggggtgggcAGCAGGGTACTTTAGAAGTAATAATACAAAGACCAGTATTGCAGTTAGAGGTTGTAGAACCATGTCTGGCCCTGGTATATGGAAGACTGCTCAGGAAAAATGCTTACTTTTTTTTATGATTGCTGTTTGGGCTGTTAGATCAGATCAGTGCAGTATTTTGTGGATTAAAAGAGCAGAGCCTGAGGTATGACAGTAACTAAACCACACTGTTAAAACAAGTAGTGTTGTTTAACATTTACATCATCATATCCAAGATCCTCTCTATGCTTTACAAAGTTTGCAGTTGCTTTTCATTCAAAACCAAAAGCACTTAGAGTTTGCATTTTTACTTCAAAAATCTAAGTTGTGAGAGAAAGGTCTTCTCTATAGCTTTAAGGAACACTGCAGACAATGCATTACAAAGAGTCCTGGGCAAGACAGCAAATTAAATTTTCCATATCTTGCATAGTGAGTCAGCATGTATATACTATTGACACCTTAAATGAACTTTTAAAAGTCTGATTTTTAATAGCCAGTCAGATTAACGTGAATTGCAGAAAGTAATGTTGTAAGTAACTACAGTCACAAGGCTAGAGCTAGTGAAGTTTTAGCTATAAAGTTAACACCTAACAATTAGGCTCAGTTGGCTTTAATTTATTCTACTTGATATTTTCAATACATTACAGCATTTGCTTGTTTTAAGGATGCAAAATAAAGCCCTAAAACTGAAGGTGAGACAAACCATAATACAGCACAGGTTATATTCTCTCAGAGATTAGGAAGATACCTTCTTAGCAGGCATCTACAGAAAAACAATCTAAAACCACATGGGCCTGTTAGGGATTATAATCCCTTTATGATTATCAGAGGCCCAACATATATTTATAAACCA
It includes:
- the PPM1L gene encoding protein phosphatase 1L isoform X2; amino-acid sequence: MSAAEYVKSRLPEVLKQHLQDYEKDKENSVLSYQTILEQQILSIDREMLEKLTVSYDEAGTTCLIALLSDKELTVANVGDSRGVLCDKDGNAIPLSHDHKPYQLKERKRIKRAGGFISFNGSWRVQGILAMSRSLGDYPLKNLNVVIPDPDILTFDLDKLQPEFMILASDGLWDAFSNEEAIRFIKERLDEPHFGAKSIVLQSFYRGCPDNITVMVVKFRNSSKTEQ